Within Acidimicrobiales bacterium, the genomic segment CTTTTCGACAAGACGATCGCCGTGAACCTCAAGGGTCCGTTGCGCTTGACCGCACTGGCTGCGGACCGGATGGAAGCCGGCGGTTCAATAGTGAACATCAGCTCCAAGGCGGCCTTGTACCCGAGCACCTTCACTGCCGTTTACGCCGCAGCAAAGGCGGGGCTCAACGCGCTCACCAAAGCTGCAGCGCAGGAGCTCGGCCCACGCGGAATTCGGGTCAACGCGATCGTCTGCGGGACCTTCCACACCGACAGCTTCCACGTGTCAATGCCGACGGCGGAGATGCAAGAGAACATGGCGTCTCGGGTCGCTCTCCGGCGGGTCGCGGAGGCGGACGAGATCGTGGGCACCGCGCTGTTCCTCGCCAGTCCGGCGTCGTCCTACCTGACCGGCGAGCTGATCGTGCTGGACGGAGGATAAACGAGTGATTCGATCCAACGAGAGGAGCCCGAAGTGAATCAGCCGTCCGGTGGGGGAGTTATCGGACCAGGCCGCGTCGCTGTCGTTACCGGAGCCGCCAGCGGGATCGGCCGAGCTCTGGCCGAGCTGCTGGCAACCGAGGGTTCATCGGTGGTTGTTGCGGACATTGACGCCGATGGTGCCGAAACGGTGGCGGATGCCATCCGCAAGGCGGACGGTTCCGCGTTGGCTGTTCAAGCCGACGTCTCCGACCCCCGCTCGGTCGATGCCCTCGCGGGCACGGCAGCCGAGCAATTTGGTGGCGTCGATTTGCTGTGCAACAACGCCGGGGTTTCGACCTTCAACCTCATTCAGGACCAGACCCTCGAGGACTGGAGCTGGGTGCTGAGCGTCAACCTGTGGGGGGTCATCCACGGCATTCACAGCTTCCTTCCGATCATGAGCCGGCAGGGTCGGCCCGGGCACATCGTCAACACGGCATCGGTCGCCGGCCTGCTGAGCGGTGTGCCGTTCATAGGCCCGTATTCCGCGACCAAGGTTGCCGTTGTGTCGATCTCGGAGACCCTGAGCCAGGAGTTGGTGTTGGCCGGCATTCCGATCGGGGTGAGTGTGCTCTGTCCAAGCGCCACCGAGAGCCGGGTCATGGAGTCAGAGCGGAACCGGCCGTCGGCGTTAGGGACCGAGACCCGGACGGAGATGGCCGAATCGGTCCGCGTCGCGATCCGCGATTCGTTCACCGGGCCCGACGGCCAGCATCCGTCGCAGGTCGCACGCCGAGTGGTCGAAGCGGTTCGCGCCGGCGAGTTCTGGATCATCACCCACCCGACCGAACGGCCTCTGGTGGAGACCCGATTCGCCGGCATCTTGTCCGGCTACCCGGCTCCTAGCTGACCGACAGCTTCGAGGGAGTCGAGGGTGGCGCTGGGACGCCCTTCGCGCCATAGAGGAAGTACTCAGCGAATCAGATTGATGATCTCCGGCCCGATAAGCGGATAAATCCGCTGCTCACGGCTAGCTCTAAATGACTAGATAAGACGGAGCATCCGATTGATTAACTAAAAGAGGATTGCGCAGAAATAGACGAATCCTTCTCGACAGAGAGAGGTTATTCGGCCACTCTGTGCGAGTCCGTTAGACACAAATGCATTGGGGCAGGGGTGCCATGAAAGGTTTTAGGGGTAGGGGCGTGGGCTGGCAGCGCAGACGGTTCGGGCTGTCGTGGACTTTGAAGCTCGGCGTCGTGGTTGGAGTGGGCGCAGCTGGTCTGGCGACTCTTCCACCAGCATTCGCTGACACGGGTGCCACGGCCAGTGGCGCTGACGAGTCGGTGATCGTGGAGTTCGGGCCGAATGCCGGTAACGCTCTTGACCTGATTCACGGAGTCGCGCGCGGCGCCTCCGTAACCCAGGTCTTCGACAGCATTCCCGCCGTGGCTATCAAGGCTCGCAAAGGCCTCGTCGATGCTTTGCAGGCGGCCGGCGCGTCTGTAATTCCGGACGAGCCGGTCAACTTCCAGAGCAAGAGCGGTGCCACGAGCTGTCCTTCTTTCTCTGGGACATCGTCGCCGAGCGGAATCTTTTCCCAGGACACAGGCGCCAACCTTTTGGCTGCGCAGGGCGATACCGGCCAAGGCGTCACGGTCGCCGTGCTCGATACGGGCATCGATGGTGCGTTGCCCGACTTCGCCGGGCGACTTGTCGGCGGGGTTGACCTAACCCCGGGCAACTCCCCTTTCACCGATGAGTTCGGGCACGGGACGTTTGTCGCCGGACTGGTTGCCGGCAACGGTGCATCTTCGAACGGCCAGTATCCCGGAGAAGCTCCGGGGGCAAACCTGGTCTCGATCAAGGTCGCCGGAGCCGATGGCCAGACCAGCATCTCGACCGTCGTATCTGGGATCCAGTGGGCGATCAAGAACCAAAAGAAGTACGGGATCAACATCCTTAATCTTTCGCTCGGAGCCGTGCCCACGGGACCGACTGCCACTGAGCCGATGGACCAGGCGATCGAGCAAGCGTGGCAGTCCGGCATAACGGTGGTTGTCGCCGCCGGAAACTCAGGACCCTCGGCAGGGACGATCACCAGTCCAGGGGACGATCCGCTCGCCATCACTGCGGGTGCTTACGCGGATAACAACTCGCCTTCGCCTTCCGATTGGTATGCCTGCCCGTTCTCGTCGGTCGGCCCGTCCCTGTACGACGGGTGGCTCAAGCCCGACCTGGTGGCCCCCGGCCGTTCGGTGATCAGCTTGCTAGCTCCCGGGTCCACGATCGCCCAGGACTTCCCGCACGCACACGTCGGTACCGGGAACTTCGTTGGCTCGGGGACTTCGTTCTCGGCCGGGATCACGTCAGGAGCCGCAGCGTTGGTGCTTGCCCGCAACCCGGGGATCAGCCCGGACCAGGTCAAGGGGCGCCTCTTGGGCAACGCGATGCCGGGCGAGACCCAGGCTCCGTTGATTGAAGGGCACGGATTCCTGAACGCCTACTACGCGGCCATCAGCCCGAGCCTGACGTACAGCCAAACCGCTGCAGCCGCGGCGGAGACGAGCAATCCACCTAGCACAATCAACCTCGGAACAAGCTGGTCGCCGTCAAGCTGGAATCAGGCGAACTGGACCGGTTCGTCGTGGACGGGGGCTGCTTGGAATGGCTCCTCATGGACCGGGGCCACGTGGAATGGCTCCTCCTGGACAGGATCCAGCTGGACCGGATCGTCGTGGACTGGTTCTTCGTGGACCGGATCTGCGTGGACCGGCTCCGCTTGGACGGGCTCTGCCTGGACCGGCTCGGCGTGGACAGGGTCGTCGTGGACAGGGTCCTCGTGGACTGGGTCGTCGTGGACTGGGTCGTCGTGGACTGGTTCTTCGTGGACAGGGTCGTCGTGGACGGGGTCGTCGTGGACAGGATCGTCATGGACCGACTTCCTGTGGACCTGAGCGGCCAGCCAGGCGAGCCGGCGGGATGCGTAACCCAGTAACGCCGGCCGAGTCCGGCCGCGGGCCCGCCTGGGACTCCGCGGCAGTTCCCACTCGAGACCTTTCGGTCGGCCGATTCTCGACGAAAAGCCCCGAAGACTCTGGGCGTCGGGTGAAGCCCACTAAGGATCCGTCACTCCACCGTGTGTGGATTCTCTCCACTCTGCTGGCCGGGGTCGCCGTCTCGATGGGGTTCGCCGCCGCAAGGCAGCCCGCGGCGGCGCATCCTCCGTTCCACGTTGCGTGGTGGGCCTTCGTGCCGGCAGTCATGGCTGCCGAAGGTCTCATGTTCCATGTCGAGCGAAAGGCGCAGACGCACTCATTCAATTTGAGCGAGATACCGCTCGTCGTCGGATTCTTCTTCGCTTCTCCGTGGGGTTTGATCGCTGGGCGGCTGGTAGGACATCTTGCCTACCGCGTCTTTGTCCGTCGTCAAGCCGTGGTCAAGGCGACGTTCAACCTGGCGTGCTTCGCCGCGGAGAGCGCCGCAGCGATCTTCGTTTTTCGGGTCATTGGTGCCTCGTCCAACCCGCTATCTGCACGCTCGTGGGCAGCGATTCTCGTTGCGGTCACAGTCGGAGACTTCATCAGCATGGCCTCCGTTTCGGCGGTGATCAGGTGGACCGGCGGCGACCCGGATATCAGCTCGGTTCTGGTCACCGGGATACTCACTGCCGGTGTGAACACAGGTCTTTCGATTGTGACCGTGATCGTGCTGTGGACCAGTCCCTGGGCGTTAGTGATCGTGTCCTTGTTGATCATCAGCTTCGCGGTGATCTATAGGCGTCATCTGGCGCTCAAGCAGCGGCACTCGAGCCTGCAGCGGATCTACGGGTTCAGTCAGCTGATCGGCGCGTCGCTCAAGGCGCGAGCGGTGACCGAAGAGGTTCTTGCAGAAGCCCGTAAGCTGCTTCGGGCGGCTGTCGCCGAGATCGTCTTGCTTGATGACCGAAGTGGCAAGTGCAGCTATCGGCTGAGCAGCCGCGAGGGATCGCTCTCCGACGATCACAGTGAAGCCTTAGTCCCGAAGCTCGAAGGTGAGCCGGTGTGGCGGCGAGTGGTGGACGAACAGATCCCGGTCGCTATTCCTCGTGGAAGCCGTGACCCGGGCCACTTGTCGTACCTGGCTCGGGTGCGCGTCGCGGACTGTATGGTCGCTCCTCTGGTGTCAGAGGGCAAGGTCGTCGGCACGATCATGGTTGCGGACCGGATGAGCAACGTCACGACGTTCGACGATAGCGACCTCCAGATCTTCGCCACCGTCGCGAACCATGCGAGCGTCGCCTTCGAGAATGGCCGCCTCGTGGATCAGCTTCGCAAAGAGGCCGCCGATCGACAGCATGAGGCCCTTCACGACTCTCTCACCGGATTGCCGAACCGGATGCTCTTCGCGCAGCGGCTGAGCGACCTCGCCGCGTCCGCCCGCTCGGAGGGCGAGGGTGTGGCCAGCGTCATGCTTATCGACCTCGACCGCTTCAAAGAGGTCAACGACACACTGGGGCACCACAACGGGGACATCCTGCTCCAGCACGTGGCCCGTCGGCTGGGCACGGCGTTGCGCAGCTGTGACACCGTGGCTCGGCTCGGGGGTGACGAGTTCGCAATCTTGCTCCCTGAACAAGGTGATGCCGAGGAAGTGGTGCGGGTGGCGCAACGGATCGTCGAATTGCTCCACGAGCCGTTCCAACTGGAAGGTCTCGCTGTTGCCGTAGGTGCGAGCATCGGCGTTGCCATGTTCCCTGAGCACGGCGACGACGCCACCGTCCTTCTGCAAAGAGCCGACGTGGCGATGTACGAAGCAAAGGGTGGCGACACCCGCGTCGTGATGTACTCGCCCGAGCGTGACGAGAACAGCCGTGCCCGCTTGACGATGGCCACCGAGCTTCGCCAGGCGATCGCAGAGGACCAGCTAGAGGTGTTCTATCAGCCGAAAGCCCGGGTGCGAGATGGTCTGATCACAGGTGCCGAGGCGTTGGTCCGGTGGCGCCATCCTGAGCGCGGGCTGTTAAGCCCAGCGGAATTCATCAACGTTTCCGAGCAGACCGGTCTGATAACGCCGCTCACCATGTTCGTGCTCAAAACGGCCCTTAAGAAGTGCCACGAGTGGAACGCCGCCGGGCGCGACATCGGCATTTCTGTCAACCTCGCGGTTCGCAGCTTGCTGGACCTTGAGCTGCCGAACCAGATCGAGTCCATCCTGCATGAGATTGGAATTCCCAGTCACCGTCTCACGCTCGAGATCACCGAGTCCAGCGTCATGGCCGACCCGCCCAGGACGATCAGCGTGCTGGATCGATTGGCTCGCGCCGGCATCAAGCTGTCCGTCGATGACTTCGGGACCGGCTATTCGTCACTGTCGTACCTGCGGCGGCTGCCGGTGAACGAGGTGAAGATCGACCGGTCGTTCATTTTGCGCGTCGCATCCGACCCGAGTGATGCAGCGATCGTTCGTTCCATAATCGAGCTCAGCCACAATCTCGGCCTGGGAACTGTGGCGGAAGGCGTAGAAGACCGCGTTTCGTGGGACCGGCTCCGGGAAATGGGCTGTGACGAAGTCCAGGGTTACTTTCTAGCCAGACCGCTGACCGCCGAGAACATGAGCGCCTGGCTCGACACTTTCAACGACGACGCGGTTCTTCCGCCCCTGCGGCTCCTTCCAGACCCTCAACGGGCGGGTAAATCACCTGACGAGGCGACCGCTCTGATCCGCGGCGGGAAGGCCGGATAGCACCGCGCAGCGTCCGACCGTTGGCTTTACGGCTGCTCCCTCGCTTGGTAGACCTGATCCCCGAACGCATCCAGAGCCTCGCCGCACTCCTTGAGACGCCGTTCGGCTAAGACCCCGGCGGGAGCGCTAAACAGGTCACGCGCCCGGATCTGGCGGTACCACCGCCGCAGACGATCCAGGCTTTGTTCTTCCTCGTCCAACTCGGCCAAGGTCAGCTTGCCTTTACGTACCTCGTCGACGAGTTCGGCTTCGTACTTGTCGCAGTCAGCGAGGAACTCCGACCACTCCGCCTCGCGCTGCTCAGTGAACAGTGCTTCGAGTTGGGCCACGCTGGCGTCATCATCTCCAACAGCCAGGACCACGGGGTGCCCGCCGGCTACGTCAATGGTCCGGACGACCTGATCGAAACCCTCGTCGAAGCCCTCACCTGTCGGCAGAGCCCAGGTCCCCTGCTGTAGGGAAACCGCGCCGAGGCGGCGCAGCTCGCGCCATGCCGCCACCCGGTGCCGGGACGGTTCGCTCGGAAGGCGGTAGGTGATGAGCCGCCAGGACAGGGAACCACCTCCTGAGATCCCTCGGGCGTTTCGGCCGACAGTGTAACGTGTGCTACTTCGAGACCCGTATCATCCGAGCGCCGAGTGGCGCCGCACCTCTGCCCGAACCCCCGAGGATTTTGCCCCGTGTCGTATTTGCAGGCCATCGTCATCGCCGTTCTCCAAGGCGTGACCGAACTGTTCCCGATCTCGAGCCTGGGGCACTCGGTGCTCGTCCCCGCGTGGATCGGCGGCAGCTGGCACACCCTGGTAACCCAATCATCACAAGCGAGCAGCGAGAAGTCCTTCTATCTCGCTTACATCGTCGCCCTGCACTGCGCCACTGCATTCGCGCTTCTGTGGTACTTCCGAGCCGACTGGTTCCGGATAATACGAGGCTTCATTCAGAGCCTCGGCCGATCCATGCGGCAACGGCAACTGATCATCGAGGGCCGTGATGAGCGACTGGCCTGGATGATCGTCTTCGCGACCATTCCCGTCGGCCTCACCGGGATACTTCTAGAGCACACCTTCCGGACGGTTTTCGCCAAGCCGGTAGCTGCAGCGGCGTTCCTATTCATCAACGGCCTGATTCTCGTTGCCGGTGAACGCATGCGGCGACACCAGCCGGCCTCACGGCCGGCGGATAGTTCAGCGATCGACCACAACGGCCGAGCTGACAGAGACTCTCGGTCGGGCGGCCGGCAGCGTTCGGAGATACAGGCGGCCCGTGAAGCAGACGCCCGGCTTGCCAACCTGTCACTCAGGGAGGCTCTCTATATCGGCTCTCTGCAGATCGGGGCCCTCTTCGCTGGCATCAGCCGTTCAGGAATCACGATGGTCGGCGGTCTGTGGCGGGGCCTCGACCATGAGGACGCTGCGCGCTTTGGGTTCCTCTTAGCCACCCCGGTTATCTTCGCCGCAGGTGTGCTCAAACTCCCCTCACTCGCCGGCTCTGCCGGCGCGCACATCCACGGCCAAGTCGCAGTCGGAGTAATCGTCGCAGGAATCGCCGCCTACTTCTCTGTCAGATTCCTCATGCGGTACTTCCAGACCCGCACCCTCACGCCGTTCGCGATCTACTGCCTGATCTTCGGAGCGGCCAGCTTCTTCCGATTCGTCTGAGCCGCTGGGGCGCAACCGAGAGATCGTGATATCAGCTCGTGCCGCTGTCGTAGACGATGCGATCGGCGATCAGCTGATCGATCTCGCCGTCGCCGTAGCCCAACTGACTCAGCACAACGCGGGAACTGTCGCCAACGACCAAAGGCGGACCGGCTATCCGCGCCGGCGTATCGGAGAAGTCGAACAGGAGTCCCAGCTGACTCAACGCGCCGACGAGGGGCTGGTCGTACGTGGTAACCCAACTCCGCTCTAACAAATCTGGATCGTCAAAAAGACCGAGGGCCACGTCGGGATCGCACAACTCGACCGGAACCCCTGCTGCGTCGAGGATTGAGCACCACTCGGCGGCCGGCCGCCCTGAGAACGTCGACTCCAGCTCTGCTGCCAGGGCCTCGTCGTCTCGGTCGGCCAGAAGGTCGGCCCGATCCACGGCCCGACAAAACGAGCCCCACTGATCGTCGGTGCGCACGCCAAGGCACAACCAGCCCGAACGGGTTCCGTACAGTCGGCGTCGGGCGCTGAAGCCGAGCTGGTTCGCGTCAAGAAGAGGCCGGCCGGAACCGGATCCGTCCGGGCCGAGCCACGCCGACGCGGCGAGAAGCTGAGCGCGCACGATGGACGTGGTGACCAGCTGACCCTGGCCGGTGCGGTCGCGGTGGATAAGCGCCATGACGACACCGATGGCCGACAGGAACCCGTTGCCGACGTCACCCAGCGACGTCAGGCTCGAAGCGGGTCGCCCGCCGCGTTCGCAACCGCCGTCAGCATGCAGTACCCCGGCCAGCGCGCCCCCGGTTTGGTCGTTGCCTGGTAGATCGGCGCGCGCGTCGTCGAAGCCCGCCGTGTGGCAGTAGATCAAGTCCGGGTTCACCCCGCGCAAACGCTCGTAGTCGACCCCGAGCCGGGTGGCGGCCGTGCGTCGCATGTTCGTGTGGACGACGTCGGCGCGCGCCACCAGGCTGTGGAGTACCTCCTGGCCCGCCGGTTTCCTCAGGTTTAGGGCCAAGCCGAGCTTGCCCCGGTTGCACGCCATCGCCATGTGGGTGGTGTGCCAGTAAGAGTCGGACTTCCGGTTGACCTTGATGACCTGGGCGCCGAGGTCGGACAGCATTTGCGTCCCCCAGGGGCCGGCCACGGCAAGGCCGAGGTCGACCACGAGGATGCCATCGAGCGGAGGCGCGTGAGAAGCGCGGGGCGCATCTTTTTCCCCTGTCTGTTGTGTATCCGCGGCTGCCGAGGGCTCCGCGACGGAAGGATCGCAGCCGTGCAGCCTGATTGCCAGGCCCGGCTGGCGAACCCCACGCACGGTTATGACAGAGCCGTCGGCGATGAGAAGCGGATCGTCGAGCGCCTCCTCCATCGTCATCACCGGCTGCAGTGCGTTGTCCGTCGCCGCAGCCACCTTCGTCCATTCCTCGGCAGAGAAACGGCGGAACGCCTCGACCATCAGCGGGTGATAGTGGTGCAGGACCGCCAGGTCGGCGGGGTCGGGCATGATGCGCGCCGAATCGAGGTGAATTGGAGGTATCTCCGCCTGGGGATCGAGCGCATCTCCGTCGGACACGCCTAGCACGAACGCAGGTCGCGGGACCCAGTGGCAGATCCATCGCCCGTCGGCGCACTCGAAGTGCCCTCGGTGTGACCTGGAGTCAAAGACCCAGCTGTCATAGCTCGGGGCGTCGGGATGCTCGGCCCGTTGCCACGCGCCCCAGGTTGTCGCCAGCACACCTTGCAGCATCGAGGTCTCCACCCGCTGCCCGCGTCCTGTCCGCCCCCGGGCGTGGATCGCGGAAAGAGCGGCCAGCGCCCCGAGGTAGGCGGCCGCGATCGCCGGCTGCGGGGTGGCGGGATGGATCGGTCCGGTCCGCTCGCAACCGTCCCAGCACCCTGGCGGCGCGACAAGGTCCGGCGCGAGCGGCGGGGTTCCAGAGAGGCGTGCGATCGGGCCGCCAACCCACCCCTTTTGTTCCCACATCAGCCCGGACCGGGCGGCGACGAGGAACGGATCGTCGGGCCGGCCGGCGTGGCGTGCGATGGAGCCGTACGCGGTGATCGAGCATCTGACGAGACGGGGGTTGGCGGAGGCGAGGAGATCATCGGTGATCCCGAGCTCCGCGGCTTGCGCCGGTGTCCAGCTGTCCAAGTACAGATCGGCGCCGCGGGCAATCTCAACCACGGCTCCGACGTCCGCGGGCAGGTCGACGGTGACGCTCCTCTTGTTGCGCATCCATACACGCGCGCCAGGTTCGTCGCGTACCGGATCACCGCCCGGCGGCTCGAGCTTGGTTACGACGGCGCCCTGGTCGGCCAGAAGCATCGAGGCCATCGAGCCCGCGACGCTCCTGGTCATGTCGAGCACCTCCAACCCCTGAAGGGCTGCGCTCATTGGGCTCGGAGGATCAGCGCGCTGCTGAGCGACGACACCAGGACATGCTCGACGCCGGGGACCTGGTTCGCGGCCTGCCCGCGAGCCTGGCGCACCCCTTCGATCACCGTGTTCATGCCGTGGATGTAGGCCTCGCCGAGCAGCCCGCCGTGAGTGTTGACGGGCAGTTCGCCGCCGAGGTCGATGGCACCGCTGGCGATGTAGGAAGCGGCTTCACCCCGGCCGCAGAACCCGAAAGCCTCCAGCACCAGCAGGGCGAGGGGGCTGAAGTTCTCGTAGATCTCGGCGACGTCGATGTCGCCGGGGCGGAGGCCGGTCTGGCCCCAGAGCCTCGCGGCGCATCGTTGTGCGTCGGCAAAGCCGGCCAGGTCGGGCAGGTAGTAGTTGTTCATAATGCTCGTGCCGGTGACATGAGCGTCGACCGCGCCCACCACCGAGACCGGTGCAGGCAGATCGGTCGCCCGATCGGCCGAGGTGACGACGATCGCGACTCCGCCATCGCTTTCTTGGCAGCAGTCGAACAGCCGCAGCACGGGCTCGACGATCCACCTCGACTGCTGATGCTCGTCGAGGGTGATCGGTCGCTGATAGAACCAGGCGTTCGGATTGGTCGCAGCGTGACGGCGGGCGACGACGACATAGCGACCGAAGTCCTCATTGGTCACGCCGTATTCATGCATGTAACGCCGGAACCAGAGGGCGTACATCTTCGCCGGTGTGTCGATGCCGTATGTGAAGTGGACGTCGAGCGGGGCTGCCGTCGTACGGCGGACGAGTGGTTGGCCGAACCTCCGGCCGGAGCGCTCGTTCATGGCTCTATATATGAGGACCGTCCGGGCGGCGCCGGCCGCGATCGCCGACGCTGCGACTTGGACGGTCGCACACGCGGCGTAACCCCCGCCCGGCACCCGCGACCAGTAATGAAGTTCAGACAAGCCGAGCGCCCGCATCAACGACAGCTCGTCGTTGTCGTCTACCGCGAAGGTGACCAGCCCGTCCACCTCGGAGGGCACGAGCCCGGCGTCCCGGATCGCGGCCAATCCGGCTTCCGCCGCCAGCTGCAGGGAGCTGCGGCCGGAGTCCTTCGAGAACTCGGTGTGCCCGATTCCCGCGATCACCGATCCGGTCATGGCGACGCCCGAAACATTGGAATCACCGCGTCGTCCTGGTCGGCGAAGTCGACTTCGACCGGCAGATCCTCGTACGGTCCTGGCCCCGGCGGGTCGACCAGGTTCGAAACGACTCTGACTCCCTCCTCGAGCTCGACGAGGATCACGACCGTCGGCGGATCCTCCGGCCGGTTCGGGTGGTGGGACAACATCCAAGAGAGGACCCGACCCCGGCCCGATGAGGCCTCGTAGTCGCTGGACACGGAACCGCAGGCGCCGCACATCGGCACGGGCGGGTGCCTCCGAGCACCGCAGTCGGCACAGCGCTGGATCACCAGCTGGTGCCGATCGGCCCCTTCCCAGAAGCCGAGCTCGTCACGAGATCTCACCGGGCGGCTCGGCATCACGCAGGTATAGCAATATCTGTGCGAGCTGTGCCACAGTTTCCCTGTGGCGACAGCGATGAAGGGCCTGTGCATTATCGACGCCGACACTCACCTGACCGAACCCCACGACATGTGGACGTCCAGGGCGCCGGCGTCGATGCGCGAAAGGGTTCCGAGGGTAGTGGACGTAGATGGGATACCGACCTGGGTCGTTGACGGGGTTCGGATCAACCCGGCACTTGCCAACGGCGTCATCAACACCGAAGGGGTGAAGGTCCGGGGCACCCGCTTCTTCGGATGGACCATCGATCAGGTTCATCGCGGCGCCCACTCCGTGCCTGAACGCGTTGCGATGATGGACGAGCAAGGCATCTGGGCCCAGATCGTCTACCCGAATGCGTTCGGCTTAGGAACCCAGCAGTTCATGAGCGTGGTCGACGAGGATCTCCGCCTGCTCACGGTCCAGATCTTCAACGACGCAATGGCTGACATGCAGGACCAGTCGGGCGATCGCCTTTTCGGGATGGCCGCCTTGCCGTTCTGGGACATCGGTGCCTGCCTCGCCGAGGTCAACCGCATTCACGAGCGCGGCATCCGGGGGATCAATCTGACCTCCGCGCCGCACGAGCACGGAATACCCGACCTCGGCACGGCGCACTGGGATCCGCTGTGGGAGATGTGCAGCGATCTCGGGTTGCCGGTCAACTTCCACATCGGGGCAGCTGTATCCGACATGTCCTGGTTCGGATCGGTGTGCTGGCCGTCGCTCGGGATGAACCAGAAGCTGGGGTTGGGTTCGGCGATGCTCTATCTCAACAACGCCGGCGTTTTTGGCAACCTGATCTACTCCGGTGTGCTCGAGCGCCACCCGGACCTCCAGTTCGTGTCGGTGGAGAGTGGCGTCGGGTGGATCCCGTTCTTCCTGCTGGCACTCGATTACCAACTGGGAGAGATGAGCGCGAGGTCGCTCGAGCATCTGTCGATGCTCCCGTCGGAGTACTTCCGCCGGCAGGTCAACGCCTGCTTTTGGTTCGAGACCACCGGGATAGACCGGGCGATCGAGACCATCGGCTACGAGCATCTCCTTTTCGAGACCGACTTCCCGCACCCGACCTGTACATATCCCAATGGCGTGGAGATGGCGGCGGAGGCGCTGGCTGGAGTTGACGATGATGTACGGCGCGCGGTCATGGGCGGGAACGCGGCCCGGCTGTACCGGATCAAGACTTCCGAGGGAGTCCTAGGGAGTTAGGCAAACTGTCCCGGCTGGTAGTCGCCCGCAGGTTGCCGAACCATGACGTTGAGGCGGTTGTACGCGTTGATGACGGCTATGACCGCAACAAGGGCCCCCAGTTGTTCCTCGTCGTAATGCTTGGCCGCGTTCGCCCACACCTCGTCGGGGACGCCTCCCGCTGCGT encodes:
- a CDS encoding SDR family oxidoreductase — protein: MTVPDLRADGKVVVVTGASRGLGRAMALGFGEAGASVVVSSRKQDQCDEVAAAIKDLGAQAISVPCHVGDWEQCEALIEATVEEFGRIDVLVNNAGIAPVPPSFSEITSELFDKTIAVNLKGPLRLTALAADRMEAGGSIVNISSKAALYPSTFTAVYAAAKAGLNALTKAAAQELGPRGIRVNAIVCGTFHTDSFHVSMPTAEMQENMASRVALRRVAEADEIVGTALFLASPASSYLTGELIVLDGG
- a CDS encoding SDR family NAD(P)-dependent oxidoreductase, producing MNQPSGGGVIGPGRVAVVTGAASGIGRALAELLATEGSSVVVADIDADGAETVADAIRKADGSALAVQADVSDPRSVDALAGTAAEQFGGVDLLCNNAGVSTFNLIQDQTLEDWSWVLSVNLWGVIHGIHSFLPIMSRQGRPGHIVNTASVAGLLSGVPFIGPYSATKVAVVSISETLSQELVLAGIPIGVSVLCPSATESRVMESERNRPSALGTETRTEMAESVRVAIRDSFTGPDGQHPSQVARRVVEAVRAGEFWIITHPTERPLVETRFAGILSGYPAPS
- a CDS encoding S8 family serine peptidase; the encoded protein is MGWQRRRFGLSWTLKLGVVVGVGAAGLATLPPAFADTGATASGADESVIVEFGPNAGNALDLIHGVARGASVTQVFDSIPAVAIKARKGLVDALQAAGASVIPDEPVNFQSKSGATSCPSFSGTSSPSGIFSQDTGANLLAAQGDTGQGVTVAVLDTGIDGALPDFAGRLVGGVDLTPGNSPFTDEFGHGTFVAGLVAGNGASSNGQYPGEAPGANLVSIKVAGADGQTSISTVVSGIQWAIKNQKKYGINILNLSLGAVPTGPTATEPMDQAIEQAWQSGITVVVAAGNSGPSAGTITSPGDDPLAITAGAYADNNSPSPSDWYACPFSSVGPSLYDGWLKPDLVAPGRSVISLLAPGSTIAQDFPHAHVGTGNFVGSGTSFSAGITSGAAALVLARNPGISPDQVKGRLLGNAMPGETQAPLIEGHGFLNAYYAAISPSLTYSQTAAAAAETSNPPSTINLGTSWSPSSWNQANWTGSSWTGAAWNGSSWTGATWNGSSWTGSSWTGSSWTGSSWTGSAWTGSAWTGSAWTGSAWTGSSWTGSSWTGSSWTGSSWTGSSWTGSSWTGSSWTGSSWTDFLWT
- a CDS encoding EAL domain-containing protein, giving the protein MKPTKDPSLHRVWILSTLLAGVAVSMGFAAARQPAAAHPPFHVAWWAFVPAVMAAEGLMFHVERKAQTHSFNLSEIPLVVGFFFASPWGLIAGRLVGHLAYRVFVRRQAVVKATFNLACFAAESAAAIFVFRVIGASSNPLSARSWAAILVAVTVGDFISMASVSAVIRWTGGDPDISSVLVTGILTAGVNTGLSIVTVIVLWTSPWALVIVSLLIISFAVIYRRHLALKQRHSSLQRIYGFSQLIGASLKARAVTEEVLAEARKLLRAAVAEIVLLDDRSGKCSYRLSSREGSLSDDHSEALVPKLEGEPVWRRVVDEQIPVAIPRGSRDPGHLSYLARVRVADCMVAPLVSEGKVVGTIMVADRMSNVTTFDDSDLQIFATVANHASVAFENGRLVDQLRKEAADRQHEALHDSLTGLPNRMLFAQRLSDLAASARSEGEGVASVMLIDLDRFKEVNDTLGHHNGDILLQHVARRLGTALRSCDTVARLGGDEFAILLPEQGDAEEVVRVAQRIVELLHEPFQLEGLAVAVGASIGVAMFPEHGDDATVLLQRADVAMYEAKGGDTRVVMYSPERDENSRARLTMATELRQAIAEDQLEVFYQPKARVRDGLITGAEALVRWRHPERGLLSPAEFINVSEQTGLITPLTMFVLKTALKKCHEWNAAGRDIGISVNLAVRSLLDLELPNQIESILHEIGIPSHRLTLEITESSVMADPPRTISVLDRLARAGIKLSVDDFGTGYSSLSYLRRLPVNEVKIDRSFILRVASDPSDAAIVRSIIELSHNLGLGTVAEGVEDRVSWDRLREMGCDEVQGYFLARPLTAENMSAWLDTFNDDAVLPPLRLLPDPQRAGKSPDEATALIRGGKAG
- a CDS encoding Chromate resistance protein ChrB, with protein sequence MAAWRELRRLGAVSLQQGTWALPTGEGFDEGFDQVVRTIDVAGGHPVVLAVGDDDASVAQLEALFTEQREAEWSEFLADCDKYEAELVDEVRKGKLTLAELDEEEQSLDRLRRWYRQIRARDLFSAPAGVLAERRLKECGEALDAFGDQVYQAREQP
- a CDS encoding undecaprenyl-diphosphate phosphatase, encoding MSYLQAIVIAVLQGVTELFPISSLGHSVLVPAWIGGSWHTLVTQSSQASSEKSFYLAYIVALHCATAFALLWYFRADWFRIIRGFIQSLGRSMRQRQLIIEGRDERLAWMIVFATIPVGLTGILLEHTFRTVFAKPVAAAAFLFINGLILVAGERMRRHQPASRPADSSAIDHNGRADRDSRSGGRQRSEIQAAREADARLANLSLREALYIGSLQIGALFAGISRSGITMVGGLWRGLDHEDAARFGFLLATPVIFAAGVLKLPSLAGSAGAHIHGQVAVGVIVAGIAAYFSVRFLMRYFQTRTLTPFAIYCLIFGAASFFRFV